ATTTCAAAGCCCAGCGGGCTGAGTAACCGCACTAGCAGCAGCCGGTTCGTAGGAATATCTTCTGCAATGAGAATGCGATAGGTCGGTTGACCTGGAGCTAGCCCTATGACTTGGCGCTGATCGTAGCGAGTTGTAGCAACTAGCGCCGCATTGGCCAACGTTGCCTGAATATCAAAAGCAAACAGACTACCCTGCCCCACCTGACTAGTAACTGTAATCTCACCACCCATCAACCGCACAAAGGTTTGGCTAATCGGTAGCCCTAAACCTGTGCCTTCAGAAGCTTTTATGCCCGTGCGAGTTTGAGTAAAAGCCTCAAACAGCCTAGCCATTTCCTCTGGTGCAATACCAGCACCCGTATCTTCCACTTCAAAGTGCAGGGTAACAGGTTGGGAAGCGGTCTCATCACTATCTAAATTGACTCTGTTTGGAGCTAGGTTGGCTCCGTTTTGGGCAACGCGAACCCGCATCGTCACTTGGCCCTGGCTGGTAAATTTAATGGCATTGCTAAGCAGATTTAGCAACACTTGCCGTAATTTACTTTCGTCAGAGCAAATGTATTGCGGCACATCAGCAGCCCGATCAAAGGTCAAGGTCAACCGCTTCGCTGTTGCCCGTAGACTCAGCATCTCCTCTAGGTCATCCAAGAGTGCATAAAGGTCAAACTCGCTTTCATTCAGGCTTGTGCGCCCAGCTTCAATCTTCGACATTTCTAAAATGTCATTGATTAGTTTCAGCAGGTGCTCTCCACTGCGATTGATGATATCTGTGTATTGCTGGTGCTCAGGTGAAAGGGTAGAGTCTTTAGCCATCAATTGTGCGAAGCCTAAAATGGCATTCAGTGGTGTGCGGAGTTCATGGCTCATATTTGCCAAAAACTCACTCTTGGCACGGTTAGCAGCATCAGCTGCTTCCTTCGCCTGTCGCAAGTCTTCAGCTTGCTGTTGAGTTTGCGCTAACAGTTCTGCCTGCTGCACTGCAACCCCCAGTTGGTTACTAGTCTGGGTTACAATCTTGATTACTGACTCCCTCCACTGGCGTGGCCCAGAATTTTGGTAGACTGCCAGCAGCCCCCACAGATATTGACCCCAAAAAATAGGCACTGTAACGTAAGCTCGTGCTTGCAATAGTTCCAGCAGTTCTAGGTAGCAATCATCAAAACCAGCAGCGTAAATGTCAGTTACACAGCGGTAGCTGCCACTCTCGGTGTAGAAACCTCCTTGAGTTTCTTGTAAATAGGTGTCTTGGATGACGATTTCGTCTCCAGACAAGGTTTTGACAATACAGTCAGCATTTTCAACTGCCGATTGCAAAAGTTTAAGCTGTTCTGGTTTCGGGGGAATAACCACCTGCCAGCCAGGAGCAACCGATTCGTATACT
The sequence above is drawn from the Cyanobacteriota bacterium genome and encodes:
- a CDS encoding ATP-binding protein is translated as AESIPQHVWTATPDGRLDYVNQRAIDYFGSAQLLDRSWQQFIHPEDLVTYNENWERAIVTHSQFETELRLRRASDQVYRWHIARALPMQDETGQIMRWFGTSTDINDQKQAEITLQKAAERERAIARITQQMRQTLDLKTIFASTTDELRHVIQCDRVLVYRFKPDWSGEVVYESVAPGWQVVIPPKPEQLKLLQSAVENADCIVKTLSGDEIVIQDTYLQETQGGFYTESGSYRCVTDIYAAGFDDCYLELLELLQARAYVTVPIFWGQYLWGLLAVYQNSGPRQWRESVIKIVTQTSNQLGVAVQQAELLAQTQQQAEDLRQAKEAADAANRAKSEFLANMSHELRTPLNAILGFAQLMAKDSTLSPEHQQYTDIINRSGEHLLKLINDILEMSKIEAGRTSLNESEFDLYALLDDLEEMLSLRATAKRLTLTFDRAADVPQYICSDESKLRQVLLNLLSNAIKFTSQGQVTMRVRVAQNGANLAPNRVNLDSDETASQPVTLHFEVEDTGAGIAPEEMARLFEAFTQTRTGIKASEGTGLGLPISQTFVRLMGGEITVTSQVGQGSLFAFDIQATLANAALVATTRYDQRQVIGLAPGQPTYRILIAEDIPTNRLLLVRLLSPLGFEIKEAENGQVALDIWRDWQPHVILMDMHMPVLDGYEATRYIKAAATSHDTVIIALTASAFEEQRRAILSAGCDDFVRKPFQACELLEKLSHHLGIVYEYAEASTDPSKSAVLGNGVISDSDNDRPLTAQCLTTMPSDWLDNLRHAAVLCSDVSVLQLIEQVPPEQSQIARGLSELVENFRFDRIQSLAEQALAQTTP